Sequence from the Bufo bufo chromosome 10, aBufBuf1.1, whole genome shotgun sequence genome:
ATGGTGCGATGCCTGGGAAGGTGCCCAGGAGACCAAGGACACAGCTCTATAAAGCCTGATGCACTTCATACTGTATATAGATCCATAGAAGATGGGTGCCATGGTGCGATGCCTGGGAAGGTGCCCAGGAGACCAAGGACACAGCTCTATGAAGCCTGATGCACTTCATACTGTATATAGATCCATAGAAGAAGGGTGCCATGGTGCGATGATGCCTGGGAAGGTGCCCAGGAGACCAAGGACACAGCTCTATGAAGCCCGAGGGGCACATGCGGGGCAGAGAGGATTTACAGATACGCAGCTCCACAATCATGAGACAAGACATCATTATATCGTAGGGAATTGCTGTTTAAGCAACATCTCCAGCTACAGTTTTTCCCATTTGACATAAATTGTGAAATGAACGGTTCTGCAGCTTTCCAATATACTTTGTATTGCAATTTCCCACTACTTTCAAGagttctgcttgctgtcagtgaatgggaacatttcAGATCTGAGGATTTGCCTCTGGTCTAGACAATACATCGGGAGCTCCGATCTCTCCAGTCCTGATGGTTTGctgcaatgtatcagtgcagggaaCATGGATCGGTTTGGAGTCCAGGGATGAGGGTTATTCAGGGTTAGGGTTCAGCTCTGTTCAGAAAACGAAATACTTGCACCGCTCTGTTAACCCCGTGATGACACAATCCTAGTGATCGCTTTTAACCCGTCACATGCTGTACACCTTCATTAATCATTCTGTGCCTTCCAGAACTTACACAATCAAAATGCAGAATAGCCGGCGTGGTTCTGGTGGAGAATCAAGACCGCTCCAAGAAATTTAACTTTACGATGGCGGAAGATGCGTGCCAGGCGCTGGGGCTACAGCTTGCCAGCGAGGCTCAGGTGGAGAAGGCCAAGGGATACGGATATGAGACGTGCAGGTAAGTCCTAGGTCGCCCTGTCAATCCATATTCTGTAGCTATACACTGTTCATCCTAAATTCATGAATAGAACTCCAGAGAGctacagtaaagactgacactTTCTCCATTCTCTGCAGCTTTGGATGGGTATTGGAAAAAGCTGGGGTGATTCCACGGATCCAAAACAACGAAAACTGTGGCAGAAACAAAACCGGGATCATAACCTGGAAGGTGGAACTCCACAGAGTCGTCTTCAGCGCCTACTGCTTCAATGCCTCCGGTGAGTAAACTGGACTTGTATTATAGGGGTTCAGTATGGAAGGGGGGTGCAAGGTCAAGAGACCCCCTTTACCTTTAGATACATGGCCACCTCTGATGTCCATGACCACCCTCTACATGTGACCCTACGGTGGCCACCATCTGCCTATAATCTCATGGACATTATACCGCCCTATGGCCCCACTGAAGAGGAATCCATTGAGCTGACCCACAGTCTGAACGATGGTTCTCCAAGGACCAGGGCTGGTGAGAAGTTACCTGCCTCCTCAAAAAGTATTGAAAGATTTCTCTTCAAGGGAGGGCGTCACTGCAGCTTCTGGGGGTGCATGGGGTCCAGCTTAGGTTGATGAGAGAGGAACCAGGCGCTGGTTATACCCCCTTATTTCCTACAGAGGGCGCAGGAAGAAAGAGGAGACAGCACATAGGTTGGTTGTTAGAGATACGTTGTAGCAATCACCGCCTAAGGGTCCATGTGGTTGTTAGGCAGCGGGTCTGAGATTAGGCAGGACTACCACTGATCTGAAGTCAGACATTAAGGTAAAGGGCACCACCATGGAGCTGCCACTCACTTAGTGCCACCCTTTCCATTCAATTCCTCATTGTTTATTTCAGACGTCCGCATCAATTCCTGCAAGCCGGGACTGATGGTGACACAAACCCCGAGCACCGCAGTGGTGCCAACGTCCAGAGCCACCACGGCATCAAGCCGCCCAGAAACGGAATCCACCAGTCTAGAAGCGGACACGCAGACGACGGCAGCACTGGCGTCCAGGCCGCACGTGACGACAATGACAACCAAAGACTTGACGACATCATTGACCACAACACTGACGACACCAGCGATGACGCCGCGGTCCACCACGATAGAGCCAACGCCAGTGGCGGACACTGAACCACCCAACAAGCAGGAGAACCAGATGGCTCAAAAAACCGAGAGAGTCGTATTTGGAGGTACCCGAACCTTCAGGGCTGTACCCTCGCGTCATGCTGATGTGCAGAAATATAACAGCctgtcttaaagggattgtccaaggtTACAAAAATCTGGCTGCTTTcatccaaaaacagtgccacaacTGTCTACAGGTCGGATATGGTACTGCAGCTTCAATTAAGCAGAGCTGTAATACCGGACACCACCTGTGgagaggtgtggcgctgtttcaagAAGAAAGAAGCCATGATTTTCTAATCCTGTGCGACCCATTTACCTGCTCTGTAacatttaagaacatttccaatgcTTCACTTTCCTTAATCTtctactccagtcacctccagagctgcgttTAGCTGTTTTACAGCTGCATTGTCTCCAGCAGCTGTCAGTCATGTGATCTAGTATCAGAGCTCCCACAATGCATTGCTTTATAGTAACATGAAACCAGCAAAACTAGCATGCAGCTCTAGATGTGTTTGGAGCAGAAGACCCGCAGCAGATCAGGTGCTGGATTAACAAGGTTTTCCTATCGTACACAGGAGTTCCGACGACGCTGCTCATTCTGGCGCTGCTGTTCTTTATAGCGGCCGTGGTCCTCGCCGTTTGCTATATCAAAAAGTAAGTTGAACCATTTTCTAAAATCACTTGGCACAAATTGCCCCGACATCCCCCAGGACGGTTCCCAGCCTCAGTCCTGAGGGTCAGACCCCAGACCATAAACTTCTATTAAAGGGGGGCTCTGACCCCCGGCTCCCCGACCATCAGCTGTTTGCAGAGAAGGCAGCGTTCGTTGTCTGCTCCCCGCGGTAATTGCAGTGACGAGCAGTGCAGTTACAGTATGGcgtccacattcacttctatgagacagCTGTCTGTTGAAGTGatcactacagagccgtccatagaagtgaatgtggacaCCATACTGTAACTGCACTGCTCGTCAGTGCAGGAAAACGGAGTAGAgaacgagcgctgccttctctgcaaacagctgatcggtgggggtcatcaatagtaaaaagcggagaacccctttaagtgatgccTGCCCCGAGTGCTCTGTAGCTGCTGGTTCGTCACCCCGCCGGTTTGCTGCACCTCCATCGCCATCAGCATTGTAGTGGACGGCGCTCGTCCCTGTAGAGCTGCTCCAATGGAGATTTCTGAAGTTTGAATGGGAATGTTATGGAGGCCACGTGTAAAGACTAAGAAAGAGCCCCGATAAGACCCCTAGATGAAAGCACACCCCAGACCCCTCACTTACATCCCTGACCGAGACCCCCAGAACAGACCCCAGATCCCTAAATGAATTCACACCAATAAGCTCCTGATCTCACCCTGGTGGTGGCCAGAATTGTATCACGTCACTGGCTAGGATGCGGGggatttggagcagtgtatcagtGGCAGCCCCTCCAGTTATTTCAAGACGTTAATGGGTGCCGAGGTTTGGTCGTGTTCACACAGCGCGCTCCCCAGCAGGTGAAGCTGTTTCGCCCCTCCAGTTATTtcaggatgttaatgggtgccgaGGTTTGGTCGTGTTCACACAGCGCGCTCCCCAGCAGGTGAAGCTGTTTCGCCCCTCCAGTTATTTCAGGACGTTAATGGGTGCCGAGGTTTGGTCGTGTTCACACAGCGCGCTCCCCAGCAGGTGAAGCTGTTTCACCCCTCCAGTTATTTCAGGACGTTAATGGGTGCTGAGGTTTGGTCGTGTTCACGCAGCGCGCTCCCCAGCAGGTGAAGCTGTTTCGCCCCTCCAGTTATTTCAGGACGTTAATGGGTGCTGAGGTTTGGTCGTGTTCACACAGCGCGCTCCCCAGCAGGTGAAGCTGTTTCGCCCCTCCAGTTATTTCATGACATTAATGGGTGCCGAGGTTTGGTCGTGTTCACACAGCGCGCTCCCCAGCAGGTGAAGCTGTTTCGCCCCTCCAGTTATTTCAGGACGTTAATGGGTGCCGAGGTTTGGTCGTGTTCACACAGCGCGCTCCCCAGCAGGTGAAGCTGTTTCGCCCCTCCAGTTATTtcaggatgttaatgggtgccgaGGTTTGGTCGTGTTCACACAGCGCGCTCCCCAGCAGGTGAAGCTGTTTCGCCCCTCCAGTTATTTCAGGACGTTAATGGGTGCCGAGGTTTGGTCGTGTTCACACAGCGCGCTCCCCAGCAGGTGAAGCTGTTTCGCCCCTCCAGTTATTTCAGGACGTTAATGGGTGCCTAGGTTTGGTCGTGTTCACACAGCGCGCTCCCCAGCAGGTGAAGCTGTTTCGCCCCTCCAGTTATTtcaggatgttaatgggtgccgaGGTTTGCTCGTGTTCACACAGCGCGCTCCCCAGCAGGTGAAGCTGTTTCGCCCCTCCAGTTATTtcaggatgttaatgggtgccgaGGTTTGGTCGTGTTCACACAGCGCGCTCCCCAGCAGGTGAAGCTGTTTCGCCCCTCCAGTTATTTCAGGACGTTAATGGGTGCCGAGGTTTGGTCGTGTTCACACAGCGCGCTCCCCAGCAGGTGAAGCTGTTTCGCCCCTCCAGTTATTTCAGGACGTTAATGGGTGCCGAGGTTTGGTCGTGTTCACACAGCGCGCTCCCCAGCAGGTGAAGCTGTTTCGCCCCTCCAGTTATTTCAGGAAATTAATGGGTGACGAGGTTTGGTCGTGTTCACGCAGCGCGCTCCCCAGCAGGTGAAGCTGTTTCGCCCCTCCAGTTATTTCAGGACGTTAATGGGTGCTGAGGTTTGGTCGTGTTCACGCAGCGCGCTCCCCAGCAGGTGAAGCTGTTTCGCCCCTCCAGTTATTTCAGGACGGTAATGGGTGCTGAGGTTTGGTTGTGTTCACACAGCGCGCTCCCCAGCAGGTGAAGCTGTTTCGCCCCTCCAGTTATTTCATGACATTAATGGGTGCCGAGGTTTGGTCGTGTTCACACAGCGCGCTCCCCAGCAGGTGAAGCTGTTTCGCCCCTCCAGTTATTTCAGGACGTTAATGGGTGCCGAGGTTTGGTCGTGTTCACACAGCGCGCTCCCCAGCAGGTGAAGCTGTTTCGCCCCTCCAGTTATTtcaggatgttaatgggtgccgaGGTTTGGTCGTGTTCACACAGCGCGCTCCCCAGCAGGTGAAGCTGTTTCGCCCCTCCAGTTATTTCAGGACGTTAATGGGTGCCGAGGTTTGGTCGTGTTCACACAGCGCGCTCCCCAGCAGGTGAAGCTGTTTCGCCCCTCCAGTTATTtcaggatgttaatgggtgccgaGGTTTGCTCGTGTTCACACAGCGCGCTCCCCAGCAGGTGAAGCTGTTTCGCCCCTCCAGTTATTtcaggatgttaatgggtgccgaGGTTTGGTCGTGTTCACACAGCGCGCTCCCCAGCAGGTGAAGCTGTTTCGCCCCTCCAGTTATTTCAGGACGTTAATGGGTGCCGAGGTTTGGTCGTGTTCACACAGCGCGCTCCCCAGCAGGTGAAGCTGTTTCGCCCCTCCAGTTATTTCAGGACGTTAATGGGTGCTGAGGTTTGCTCGTGTTCACACAGCGCGCTCCCCAGCAGGTGAAACTGTTTCGCCCCTCCAGTTATTTCAGGACGTTAATGGGTGCTGAGGTTTGGTCGTGTTCACACAGCGCGCTCCCCAGCAGGTGAAGCTGTTTCGCCCCTCCAGTTATTTCAGGACGTTAATGGGTGCTGAGGTTTGCTCGTGTTCACACAGCGCGCTCCCCAGCAGGTGAAGCTGTTTCGCCCCTCCAGTTATTTCAGGACGTTAATGGGTGCCGAGGTTTGGTCGTGTTCACACAGCGCGCTCCCCAGCAGGTGAAGCTGTTTCGCCCCTCCAGTTATTTCAGGACGTTAATGGGTGCCGAGGTTTGGTCGTGTTCACACAGCGCGCTCCCCAGCAGGTGAAGCTTTTTCGCCCCTCCAGTTATTTCAGGACGTTAATGGGTGCCGAGGTTTGGTCGTGTTCACACAGCGCGCTCCCCAGCAGGTGAAGCTGTTTCGCCCCTCCAGTTATTTCAGGACGTTAATGGGTGCCGCGGTTTGGTCGTGTTCACACAGCGCGCTCCCCAGCAGGTGAAGCTGTTTCGCCCCTCCAGTTATTTCAGGACGTTAATGGGTGCCGAGGTTTGGTCGTGTTCACACAGCGCGCTCCCCAGCAGGTGACGCTGTTTCGCCCCTCCAGTTATTTCAGGACGTTAATGGGTGCCGAGGTTTGGTCGTGTTCACACAGCGCGCTCCCCAGCAGGTGAAGCTTTTTCGCCCCTCCAGTTATTTCAGGACGTTAATGGGTGCCGAGGTTTGGTCGTGTTCACACAGCGCGCTCCCCAGCAGGTGAAGCTGTTTCGCCCCTCCAGTTATTTCAGGACGTTAATGGGTGCCGAGGTTTGGTCGTGTTCACACAGCGCGCTCCCCAGCAGGTGAAGCTGTTTCGCCCCTCCAGTTATTTCAGGACGTTAATGGGTGCTGAGGTTTGGTCGTGTTCACACAGCGCGCTCCCCAGCAGGTGAAGCTGTTTCGCCCCTCCAGTTATTTCAGGACGTTAATGGGTGCCGAGGTTTGGTCGTGTTCACACAGCGCGCTCCCCAGCAGGTGAAGCTGTTTCGCCCCTCCAGTTATTTCAGGACGTTAATGGGTGCCGAGGTTTGGTCGTGTTCACACAGCGCGCTCCCCAGCAGGTGAAGCTGTTTCGCCCCTCCAGTTATTTCAGGACGTTAATGGGTGCCGAGGTTTGGTCGTGTTCACACAGCGCGCTCCCCAGCAGGTGAAGCTGTTTCGCCCCTCCAGTTATTTCAGGACGTTAATGGGTGCTGAGGTTTGCTCGTGTTCACACAGCGCGCTCCCCAGCAGGTGACGCTGTTTCATTCACGTTTGTTTCTCTCCTCAGATACAAAACTCATTTACTCTTCACCAAGAAGAAAAATCAGAAGGAATGCGTGGAGGCCAAGGTGTTCAAAGACACGTCGGGCGCTGAAAACACGAAAGAGGAAGAGCGTCCCCCGAATGGAAAAGAGACAGAGAGCCCGTGGAAACCTACAGGAAACTCCATCGAGGCGGAGGTGTAATATCAGCGGAGAGATAAACTGCTCGCCCACTGGGCACCGCGCCCGCCGCGCCAAAAAGAACAAACTGAGGCTCCAATGATTACATTCATCAGTATAAACCCCACCGCAGACCCAGAAGACGGGGGATGGGCAGGGAGGTCCCCCTATAAATTATTGtctcagtaacagcactggattaCACCGTACACTACTGCTcctgtgatgtcacttcctgttacCATTGCATCCccaggacacgcccctgatcccTAATGAATATACATACTGAGAATATGATGGAGGCGATGTTGGCGGCCGCGTCCGACTCACACACTGCAGCACAGCCTCCTGACctgcactgacacattgtaacaaaacTCATCAGCAGAACGAGGTCAGGTTTATACACTCTCTATGTAAACAGTGAATGGTCCCAATCACCAACTGCAAGCACCTTTCGTGTTTTTTAAGTCATACCGAAGAATTAAAGGGGGACTACAGTAATATaatgttgatggggggggggggggtggttctGTTTGATGACGATCCGTATGTAAAGTGTGCAGTACCTCCAGCTTACATTCCCGGAGGATCAGGCGCTGTAGTGTTTGTCAGTAGATCCATGTGCAGACCAGTCCTTAACCATGCGGTAGTCTGCGCGTCCTTAACCCTAACTCAGATGGATGTTGGAATAGGGAAATTTCAAGTCCCACCAACAACCCCAACCCCCACAGGAAGTAGGGGGTGGAAATGCAAGATCAaaagcatccccccccccccccatcaaaccACCTGTTATAAAAGTCACATGTAGGTTATAAAGGTTGGTGTCAGGGCAACGCGGCCATAACGCAAAACCTAACCTAAGATCACACTTGCTGACAAACCGCACCCGCACCCCCCGACTCACGATGGAGAAACatgtatttaaaagaaaaaacgcaCAATGTGAATAAAGACAAACACCACAATTGCAAAATtggaataaaattaaataaatacagcGGAGTCCACAATGTACAATGGCGTTAAGCTTGACAGCCGCCACCTGTGGGCACCTAGTActaagcctaaggcccctttcacacaagccagttttctgtgcgggtgcaatgcgtgaaacgAACCCATAGcagccgcactaaatccggacccactcatatatttttttcacgcataagttctgcgttacgtgaaaatctcAGCTTGttgtatattctgcgtttttcacgcagccctggccccatagaagttaatagggcttcagtgaaaaacgtatcgcatccggaagcaagtgcgggtgcgatgcgtctttcactgatggttgctgggagatgttgtttgtaaaccttccgttttttatcacgcgtgtgaaaaacgcaattgcagaaaaaactgactgaacttgcttgcagaatggtgcgagtttcactgaacgcatccggagccgatCCGccgcgctcgtgtgaacccagcctaaaggtccAGTCAGCTTCTCGTAGTGAAACGGTCTCTCCCTCCGGGGGGAGCAGTGACTTTCTCAATGGCACGGAATGAATTCGCCCTGCGACTGCGTGTGGATAAAATGTTTTGCCGCATTGGACACATTCAAAGCAGCAGGACTCGAAATATATTTCAAATGCTCCAAAATTCTGTTTTTCAATCTGCGTGAAGCGCTGCGGACATACACCAGGTCGCAGGCCGTACATTGAAGGACGCAGATTACGCCCGAGCTGTGTCAGATGATATAAGTTTTTATTGGCAAAGTCACTGAGGGATCGGCATTTTGGAAAGGTTTGGTTGCAAGCAGATGGCTGCACGTTCTGCACGGACGTGCAAACAAGGAAGGAGAAAGGGAACTGGCAAGGGTTAATGCCTGGAGACTATTCATATAATATAGGCAAACAACTTCTAATGCCGGCGGTAaacgcccccccccctttgtcccCTCGGATTACCATTCAGTGTACTGGTTTGTCTAACGTCCATCTTGGCTTTTGTTTATATTCTGACTGGGAATGCTCCCATTAATTCAGTGCTGGTTGTAACCTCCGCTGCGGATAGCCTCGGGAGCTAATGATCTGCCGATCCTTTCAGAAAGCGGATTCCGTGCCACAATTTCTGCGTGCACGCACAAATTCcccgacaggtatccctttaataGTAGGGATAGGGTGGTGGCGGATAGCATGCAGAATGGCATTGCCTGCAGGTTCTCTGTACAGACTAGTCTGTTTGGAAGGCCGGTTAATCTGAGGTGCAGAAAGCATACATCATACGTGTCAGCTCTGCAGGTAACACGTCCCCAAATAAGGAGCAGATCATCTATGTATCGATGGAGAAATCCTTTCCCCAAACATCTGCCATCTGAGGGGGAGGGGGTCCATGTAGGGCTCAGGTCTGCAGTGCAAAAATACAAGGGGGCTGactgagggacccccatattcagggTGTGAAGACTTCTGCAATCATATTTATATTGTTCCAGTGCATNNNNNNNNNNNNNNNNNNNNNNNNNNNNNNNNNNNNNNNNNNNNNNNNNNNNNNNNNNNNNNNNNNNNNNNNNNNNNNNNNNNNNNNNNNNNNNNNNNNNNNNNNNNNNNNNNNNNNNNNNNNNNNNNNNNNNNNNNNNNNNNNNNNNNNNNNNNNNNNNNNNNNNNNNNNNNNNNNNNNNNNNNNNNNNNNNNNNNNNNNNNNNNNNNNNNNNNNNNNNNNNNNNNNNNNNNNNNNNNNNNNNNNNNNNNNNNNNNNNNNNNNNNNNNNNNNNNNNNNNNNNNNNNNNNNNNNNNNNNNNNNNNNNNNNNNNNNNNNNNNNNNNNNNNNNNNNNNNNNNNNNNNNNNNNNNNNNNNNNNNNNNNNNNNNNNNNNNNNNNNNNNNNNNNNNNNNNNNNNNNNNNNNNNNNNNNNNNNNNNNNNNNNNNNNNNNNNNNNNNNNNNNNNNNNNNNNNNNNNNNNNNNNNNNNNNNNNNNNNNNNNNNNNNNNNNNNNNNNNNACGTTTGATACTGTAGGCTGAAGTGTTGTATCTAAGCCTTGTATAACGGAGAGAAGGTCGGCGGCAGCGCCTGGTGTCATATCCTCAGGGTGCGGTAAGAACGGTGCGGCAAGTCCTGCCCTTCTGTCCATGTGATATCAGGGGTCTGCACAGCCAGCGGGCGCTTGGGCAGGAACAAAAGGAGGACCCTGGATCCAGAGCGGTATCACCTGGGCAATGGACGCGGCAGCGCATGAACTGTATGAGGACATCGCACCTGACGAAGAGGGCCCCCACtgattgctgagctgtgtatctaatcctgtcctgtgtgatactgtctgctgagctgtgtatctaatcctgtcctgtgtgatactgtctgctgagctgtgtatctaatcctatcctgtgtgatactgtctgctgagctgtgtatctaatcctgtcctgtgtgatactgtctgctgagctgtgtatctaatcctatcctgtgtgatactgtctgctgagctgtgtatctaatcctgtgtgatacggtctgctgagctgtgtatctaatcctgtgtgatactgtctgctgagctgtgtatctaatcctgtgtgatactgtctgctgagctgtgtatctaatcctgtgtgatactgtctgctgagctgtgtatctaatcctatcctgtgtgatactgtctgctgagcggtgtatctaatcctatcctgtgtgatactgtctgctgagctgtgtatctaatcctatcctgtgtgataatgtctgctgagctgtgtatctaatcctatcctgtgtgatactgcctgctgagctgtgtatctaatcctatcctgtgtgatactgtctgctgagctgtgtatctaatcctatcctgtgtgatactgtctgctgacctgtgtatctaatcctgtgtgatactgtctgctgagctgtgtatctaatcctatcctgtgtgatactgtctgctgagcggtgtatctaatcctatcctgtgtgatactgtctgctgagctgtgtatctaatcctgtgtgatacggtctgctgagctgtgtatctaatcctgtgtgatactgtctgctgagctgtgtatctaatcctgtgtgatactgtctgctgagctgtgtatctaatcctgtgtgatactgtctgctgagctgtgtatctaatcctatcctgtgtgatactgtctgc
This genomic interval carries:
- the LYVE1 gene encoding lymphatic vessel endothelial hyaluronic acid receptor 1 isoform X1, which codes for MSFRSFFSWTFLHTERISSRARTPGQKMSAHFGVLLLCLVLGDYLSASSVDVSELTQSKCRIAGVVLVENQDRSKKFNFTMAEDACQALGLQLASEAQVEKAKGYGYETCSFGWVLEKAGVIPRIQNNENCGRNKTGIITWKVELHRVVFSAYCFNASDVRINSCKPGLMVTQTPSTAVVPTSRATTASSRPETESTSLEADTQTTAALASRPHVTTMTTKDLTTSLTTTLTTPAMTPRSTTIEPTPVADTEPPNKQENQMAQKTERVVFGGVPTTLLILALLFFIAAVVLAVCYIKKYKTHLLFTKKKNQKECVEAKVFKDTSGAENTKEEERPPNGKETESPWKPTGNSIEAEV
- the LYVE1 gene encoding lymphatic vessel endothelial hyaluronic acid receptor 1 isoform X2, yielding MSFRSFFSWTFLHTERISSRARTPGQKMSAHFGVLLLCLVLGDYLSASSVDVSELTQSKCRIAGVVLVENQDRSKKFNFTMAEDACQALGLQLASEAQVEKAKGYGYETCSFGWVLEKAGVIPRIQNNENCGRNKTGIITWKVELHRVVFSAYCFNASDVRINSCKPGLMVTQTPSTAVVPTSRATTASSRPETESTSLEADTQTTAALASRPHVTTMTTKDLTTSLTTTLTTPAMTPRSTTIEPTPVADTEPPNKQENQMAQKTERVVFGGVPTTLLILALLFFIAAVVLAVCYIKK